CTGAAATAGTAGCTTTAGCCGGACAAAAAGGTGCCGTTACCATTGCAACCAACATGGCAGGCCGTGGTACTGACATTAAACTGGGAGAAGGGGTAAAAGAATTAGGCGGCTTAAAGATTATAGGTACGGAAAGACATGAATCAAGACGTATTGATAATCAGTTAAGAGGTCGTTCAGGTCGTCAGGGAGACCCGGGAGAATCCCGTTTCTATATTTCTTTGGAAGACGATTTGATGAGATTATTTGGTTCCGACAGAATTTTAAAGCTTGTTGAAACCATGGGCATGCCAGATGATGAACCAATCGAGCATAAGATGCTTACTAAAGCCATAGAAAATGCTCAAAAGAAAGTTGAAGGCAATAACTTCTCCATCCGTAAGCATTTGCTGGAATATGACAGAGTAATGAATGAACAAAGAGAAATCATATACGGTGAACGCCGAAAGGTATTAGAAGGGGATAACCTAAGAGAAAATATTATAAAAATGATTAGAGATATTATTGAATCTGCTGTAGATTCACATACAGGAGAAACCCCCCATGCAGATGATTGGGATATTGCCGGTTTAAGAGAATATCTCTTTAGAATTATTCCTATGGCAGGCATAGAAATATCAAAAGAAGAAAGAGAAGACATTACGAAAGAGGCTTTAAAGGAAAAGCTCATCGATCAGGCAATCAAATTATATGAGCAGAAGGAACAAGAAATCGGCGAAGAACAAATGCGTGAAATCGAACGGGTTATTCTTCTTCGAGTAATTGACCAAAAATGGATGGATCATATCGACAATATGGATCAAATGCGCCAGGGAATAGGACTTCGTGCATATGGTCAAAGAGATCCATTAGTAGAATATCAATTTGTCGGATACGATATGTTTGAAGAAATGAGTGCCAATATTCAAGAAGACACTATTCGTGCCCTATATCATGTAAAAATTGCATATAAGCCAGAGAGAGAAAGAGTTGCAGAACCGACTTCTACCAACAGAGGAGACGATTCCAATGTAAAGACCCCTTACAAAAGAAAAGAAGATAAAGTTGGAAGAAACGACCCCTGTCCATGTGGAAGCGGCAAAAAATATAAACATTGCTGCGGCAGAAATGCATAATGTAGCTGATTAAGGAGTTGATTATGTTGTTAGAGTTGGAACAGTTAAAGCTAGAACTTCAACCCTATCAAGAAAAATTAGAGGAAATGGGGGCTTCACTTTGACATTGCCGGTGCCAAAGAGAAGCTAAAGGATTTAGAAGAGCGCTCCATGGACCCGAATTTTTGGGGCAATATGGAAGAAGCTCAAAAGATTTTACAAGAAATCAAAGCATTAAAAGTAAAAATTGAACAATACAACGAATTATATCAAGAATACGAAGATATAGTCACCTTAGTTGAAATGGGACTGGAAGAGCAGGAAGAAAGCCTGATTCCTGAAGCGAAACAGGGTACGAAGGCATTTATCAGCCATTATGAAGATATGAGAATCGCTACTTTACTCGATGGTGAATATGACAAAAACAATGCCATACTCACTCTCCACTCGGGAGCCGGAGGAACAGAAGCCTGTGATTGGGTATCCATGCTGCTTAGAATGTATATCAGGTGGGCAGAGGATAAAGAGTACAAGGTAGAAACCCTGGATTATTTAGCAGGAGATGAAGCAGGGATTAAATCCGTTACCATTAAAATTAATGGAGAAAATGCCTATGGGTACTTAAAGTCTGAAAAAGGCGTTCATCGCCTGGTTAGAATTTCTCCTTTTGATGCTTCGGGAAGAAGACATACCTCCTTTGCCTCCTGTGATGTGATTCCTGAAATGGACGATGATGTGGACATAGAAATTAATCCGGAAGACATTCGAATTGATACCTACAGGTCCACCGGAGCAGGAGGACAACATGTAAACACCACCGATTCCGCTGTAAGAATTACTCATATACCTACCAATATTGTAGTTCAATGTCAAAACGAACGTTCGCAGCACAAAAATAAAGATATGGCACTAAAAATGTTAAAAGCAAAATTATATGAAAAAAAGATGGAAGAACAGATGGAAAAGCT
The genomic region above belongs to Defluviitalea saccharophila and contains:
- the prfB gene encoding peptide chain release factor 2 (programmed frameshift); this encodes MLELEQLKLELQPYQEKLEEMGASLDIAGAKEKLKDLEERSMDPNFWGNMEEAQKILQEIKALKVKIEQYNELYQEYEDIVTLVEMGLEEQEESLIPEAKQGTKAFISHYEDMRIATLLDGEYDKNNAILTLHSGAGGTEACDWVSMLLRMYIRWAEDKEYKVETLDYLAGDEAGIKSVTIKINGENAYGYLKSEKGVHRLVRISPFDASGRRHTSFASCDVIPEMDDDVDIEINPEDIRIDTYRSTGAGGQHVNTTDSAVRITHIPTNIVVQCQNERSQHKNKDMALKMLKAKLYEKKMEEQMEKLQGIRGEVKEIGWGSQIRSYVFHPYNMVKDHRTNEETGNVSAVMDGDIDRFINAYLKWIH